The genome window AGTCGGCTGGGATTCGACCATGGCACAAGGAAGCCGGAACCATGCTCTCGGTTGGCAGGTGATTCCGCACATCGGGCCGGTCGCATCACGAGGGACCACGCCGCTCGAGCTCGAGATCCGGGATGCCACGGGTGAGCCCCTGGTGGGTGCCACGGTCTCCGTCGACGCGATGGCGGTCGCCTATGCCAACGACGCGGAGCAGCGTGACCTCCCGGCCACCGCACAGCCGGGACACTATGCCGCCCCCGTGAACATGGCACATACCGGGCTCTGGGAGTACCGGGTCTCGGCCTTCCGCGGCACGGAACGCTTCACGGCAAACCTCCGCCTCGATCTTTCAACAACCGCAGCCGCACAGGTAGTGGTCTCGCGCCCCGGTGACGCCCCACGATGACCCTCGCGCTCGCCGTGCTGGTGGCATCGCTGCTCGGGAGCGTCCATTGCGTGGCGATGTGCAGCGGCTTCAGTTGCCTCTATGCCCCGGCCGGTGCGAACTGGCGTGATACCAGGTCGGCGCACACCGCGTATCATCTCGGCCGGTTGATCGCCTATCTGCTCCTCGGCATCGTCGCGGGCCTGCTCGGCGCGGGGTTCGATCGGACCGGTGCACTCGCGGGAGTGAGTGGCATCGCGGCAATTGTTGCTGCCATGTTGCTGACGGTGTGGGGCGCAAACGCCGTGCTGGTCGCGCTCGGGCAGCGCGCGGTGGTGGTGCGGCCCCCGGCGGGGTGGCAACGCGCGATGGGGAGCGTACTGCAGCGGTTCAGGGACGCCACGCCGATCGTGCGTGCGGCTGCGACCGGCCTCTGCACGAGTGTGCTGCCGTGCGGCTGGCTCTACGCCTTCGTGGTCGTCGCGAGCGGCAGTGGTTCGCCGTGGCGCGGGGCCGCCCTGATGTCGGTCTTCTGGCTCGGCACGCTGCCCCTGATGCTCACGGCGGCGGCGGGACTGCAGCGAATCAACGGCGCGGTGCGCGCCCGATTGCCGCTCCTGAGTGCGACCACCATCCTGCTGCTTGGTACCTTCTCGCTCGCGGCGCATCTGGGGCTCCTCCCGATGCAGTGGCTCCATGCCCTCCTTCCGGCGACCCCGATGGCCGGGATGTCGCACGGACCACAGCCGTGAGCACGACCCAGTTGGGGGTCGCATGTGCACACTGCGGACTCGCGGTCCCCCCGGCGCTGCTCGACGTCGCGGGCGGACCCTCCTTCTGCTGCAACGGCTGCGCGGCGGTGTTCGAGATCCTCCGGCACCACGGGCTCTCGCGCTACTACGGCTTTCGCGAGCGGCGCGGTGCGGCGGTGCGGAGCAGCGGGCGGAGCTTCGAGGAATTCGATCACCCCGCGTTCGCCGAGCTCTACGTGCAGCCCATGCCGGATGGCCGGGCGGTGACCGAGCTCTACCTCGAGGGCGTGCACTGCGCGTCGTGCGTCTGGCTGGTTGAGCGCGTCCCGTTGCTGGTGCCAGGGGTCGTGCGCGCCGAACTTGATGTGCGACGGTCGCTGGCGCGGATCGAATGGGATCCGCACCAGCTGATGCTATCGCAGGTCGCCCGCACGCTCGATCAGCTGGGCTACACGCCGCATCCGTTCCGGGGTGTCGCGCGCGATGCGATGCGCCGTCGTGAAGACCGCGCCATGCTCGCGCGAATCGGTGTCGCCGGAGCGATCGCCGGCAACGTCATGCTCCCGGCGCTGGCCCTGTACTCCGGCGAGTTCCACGGGATGGAAGTGGCCTACACCGGTCTCTTCCGGTGGGTGTCGCTGCTGCTCACCATTCCGGCGCTTCTCTTTCCCGGTCGAATCTTTTTCACTGGTGCCCTCGCGGCGTTGCGCACCCGACGGCTCCATATGGACCTCCCGATTGCTCTCGCCCTCGGTGCCGGATTCCTGCGCGGTGCGATCAACACCGTTGCCGATAGCGGGCCGATCTACTTCGATGGTGTCACGGTGCTGATCTTCGCGCTGCTGGCGGGGCGATTTCTCCAGCTGCGAGGTCAGCGCGCCGCCGCCGACGCAGCCGAACTTCTCTATTCGCTCACCCCCGATTCAGCGCGCGTCTGCGATGCCGATGGAACCGAGCGGCTGGTACCGGCGACGGCGCTGCTCCCCGGCATGCAGATCCGGGTGCGCGCGGGCGAGAATTTCCCGGCGGATGGTGAGGTGTGCGAGGGCGCCACGACCGTCAATACGGCACTGCTCACTGGCGAGTCCCGACCCGTCTCGATCGGCCCCGGTGCGGCGGTGCACGCGGGCACGCTCAACGTGGCCGCACCAGTGACCGTGCGCGTCGATCAGGCTGGCAGTGCGAGCCGGCTGGCGCGACTGCTCCGCCAGGTCGAGGAGAGTGCACTTCGTCGGGTTCCGGTGGTGGCCACGGCCGACCGGATGGCCGGATGGTTCATCGCCGCGGTGCTCCTGCTCGCGACGATCACTTTTCTGATCTGGCACGTGCGGAATCCGGCCGCCGCATGGGACAACGCCATCGCCCTGCTGATCGTGACCTGCCCCTGCGCGCTGGCACTCGCGACGCCGCTCGCGGTGTCGGTCGCCGTCGGCCGTGCGGCCGGGTGCGGCATCTACATCAAGGGCGGCGATGTCCTCGAACTCCTCGCGACGCCGGGGCACCTGGTGCTCGACAAGACCGGGACCCTGACCGAGGGACGCCTCGCGCTTGCGGAATGGCATGGTGACGAGCGCAGTCGCGCGATGGTGCTCGGTCTCGAGGCGGGTTCATCGCATCCCATCGCCGATGGCTTTCGTCGCGCCTGGCCTGGGCTCACCCTGCCGGCGGTCGAAGCGGTCGCTCATCATGTCGGGGGTGGCATCACCGGTCGCATTGCCGGGAGTGAGGTGGTGGTCGGCTCGCCGCGATTTGTCGAGCGTCGCGCCACGGGCGTCGAGCCCTGGCTCGATCGCCTCGCGGATCCGACGCTCACTCCCGTGCTGGTCGCGATTGATGGCGTGGTGCTCGCGGTCGCCGGACTTGGCGACCAGATTCGCAGCGGCGTCGCCGGCGCGCTCGACGCGCTGCGGAGCCGCGGCTGGACCACGACCCTCCTCTCGGGCGATGACCCGGCGGTGGCGCGTGCGGTCGGGTCGCAGCTCGGCTTCAAACCGGCAGATGTCATCGGCGGGGCGACGCCAGAGGCAAAGCTGGCACGGGTAGCGGCGTGGCGCGCGGCGGGTAATACCGTGGTGATGGTCGGTGACGGCGTCAACGACGCCGCGGCCATCGCGGCCGCGCACGTCGGAATCGGCGTACATGGTGGCGCGGAGGCGTGTCTCGCCACGGCCGACGTCTATCTCACCGAACCCGGGCTGGCGCCGCTGGTGCGACTGATGACCGGATCGGAGCGGACGCTCCGGGTGATTCGCCGCAATATCGGCTGGGCGCTTGCCTACAATGCGATCGGACTCACCCTGGCGATGACCGGGAAGATCTCGCCGCTCATCGCGGCCATCATGATGCCGCTCAGTTCGCTCACCGTCGTGCTGCGCAGCTGGCTCGGCACGACCTTCACCGGCTCGCGGCCGGAGCCACGCCACGTGCTCGTCGAAACGGCGCCACGGGCCCGCGAGGTCGCCGCATGAGTGTCCTCTTTCTCGTCGTGCCACTCGCCTTGGTGCTCGTGGCACTCGCTGTCGGCGCCTTCCTTTGGTCGTCGCGCAGCGGACAGTTCGACGATCTCGACACGCCGGCGCTGCGGGTGCTGCATGATGAGGAGACGGGTGACGGAGGGTGAAGCGAGAAGGGAGAAGGTGAAGGGAGAAGGGTGACAGCTCCCTTCTCCCTTCACCCTTCTCGCTTCTCGTCTATCTCCCTCTCAACTTATCGAGGGCGCGTCTGTCCTTCTTGCTCGGCTTGCCCTCGTCGAACTCCATCGCCGGCGCGAGACGCAGCATTTCGGCGTGACGCGCCCGCGCCGCGACGGACGCGACGGTTTCCTCGAAGAGCGCCGCGGCCTGGGTGGCGCTGCCGCGTCGCTCCGCCAACCCGGTCACCTGCACGATGTGTTCGAACGGCCCGAGTCGGACCCGGATCAGGTCGCCGCGCTGGATGGTCTTGGCCGGCTTGGGGTGTTCACCGTTGACCTCGACCTTTCCGCCGGCCACGGCTTCCGTCGCGGCTGAACGCGTCTTGTAGAAACGGGCCGCCCAGAGCCATTTGTCGAGGCGGACTTTCGTCGCGCTCTCTTCCGATCCCTTGCCTGCCATGCTGGTACCCCCCGGGCGAAAAGCCCCTGTACCAGATCATATTACCTGTCTCTTGAATTCCAACCCAACGTCACCCGAGAACCCGGAGCAGCGCACCGGGGAATTTGCGGCGATCCAGCCCGCGATACCGAGCCCGCTCCGAGGACTCGACCGGCTCGCCGTGCCGGGACCTCGTCCGCTGCTCGCCGGGATTCTCGTCGCCCGACTGTTGCTGGTCACCCTGGCGCTGGTTCAGGTGCTCGCACCAGGATGGGCCCGCGACGAACGCTGGCTTGTGGTGCTCGTGGCCATCGCCGCCATTCTGGGAAGTGGCTGGCTGGCGCACGTGCTGCGCCGGGGTGAGTCGCTTCCCGGGCCGTGGGCGATCGTGGCCCAGGCTGCGATCGACACTCTGGTGGTCACGGCGATGGTGTCGGTGGTGGATCGCGATGCAGCGACACCAGTCGCCGCACTCTACGTAGCGCTCGTCACCCTCTACGCCCTGCTCCTGCCGGTCCGTCGTGGCTTGCTCGTGGTGGCATTCGCGACCCTCTGCTATGTCGCGGTCACCCTTCGCTTCACCGGTCTCGCCCCTGGTGCGACCTTCTGGACCCAGCTCGGCGTCATCGCCTTCGTCGGTTGCCTCATCGCCGTCCTGGGCAACCGGCTCGCCGGCGTCTCGGTGGAGCAGGCCGCGCTCGCTGCCGCACTGCAACAGGCCCGACTCGAGGCCGACGAGATTCTCGCGACCATTCAGTCGGGCGTGATCAGCGTCGACGGCGAAGGGCGGCTCGGCTTCGTGAATCCGCGTGCGCGTCGTCTGCTCGGCGCGACCAGGGACACTTTCGTCGCCGGGCAGCCGGTGATGGAGACGCTTCGCTCCCGCTCGCGCGAGCTGCACGATGCCATCCAGCGCGGCATCGTCGACGGGGCCCGGGTCGCGCGCGGCGAGGCCGTGGTGCGGCGGGGCGACGGCTCGCTCTTCCCCGTCGGCCTCAGCACGACGACGTTTCAGCGTCCGGGGAATGCCGGCTCGGTGGTGACGGCGATCTTCACCGACATTTCGGGACTCAAGAAGTTGCAGGAATTCCGGCTGCGGGCCGAGCGGCTTGAGGCAGTGGCCGCACTGAGTGCTTCGCTGGCGCACGAGATCCGGAACCCGCTCGCCGCGATCCGGAGTGCCGTCGAGCAGCTGGCCCGGGGCGTCGACCCCGACGACGAAGACGAGCAGACGCTGGCCCGGCTGGTGATGCGCGAAAGCGAACGCCTCAATCGGCTCCTCAGCGAGTTCCTCGACTTCTCGCGGGTGCGCGCCACCAAGTTCGAGCATCTCGACCTGCTCGACGTGGCCCAGGATGCGGCCCGCGTGGTGGGGGAACGCCCCGATGCCCGCGGTGTCGAGATCATCGTCACGGGGAGCTCCACCGAACTCGAGGCCGATGCCGACCTGCTCCACCGGATCGCGAGCAACCTGATCCTCAACGCAGCCCAGGCACTCGATGGTCGCGGGCTCGTGGCCGTGACGGTGGGCAGTGCCGAACCGGGGGAAGGGCCGGCTTCGCTGGGCGAACACCCGGCCAAGCTGGTGATCCGTGACAATGGCCCCGGCATTCCCGAGCCGGTTCGCGAGCGGCTCTTCGAACCGTTCGTGACCGGACGCCAGGGTGGAACCGGACTCGGACTCGCTATTGTGCAGCGCGCCGTCGCGGCGCACGGTGGCATCATTCTGGTGGATTCCGCCCCGCGGGCGGGCACGACATTCTCGATATTTCTGCCGGCGACCTGGGACAGGGAGGACAGGGCATGAGTGTACAGCCCTCGGTGCTGATCATTGACGACGAATCAGGGATTCTCGATACCCTGCGGATTCTCCTCAAGAAGGAAGGATTCGAAGTCGTGGTGGCGCAGGGCGGCAAGGCGGGGCTCGATGCCATCCGCACCGCCAGCGCCGACATCGTCCTCACCGACGTGCGGATGCCGCAAGTCACCGGACTCGACATTCTGCAAGCCGTCAAGGAACACGACCCGATGACGCCGGTCATCCTGATGACGGCGCAGGCCTCGTTGCAGAGCGCGATCCAGGCCGTCAATGCCGGCGCCTTCTATTACCTGCAGAAGCCGTTCGCGAATGACGAACTGGTCGCGATTCTCCGCCGGGCGTGCGAGTTCCGCCAGATCCGGGTCGAGAACAAGCAGCTCAAGCAGGAGATCCGGAAAACGGGCGGTGGCGCGCGGCCGGTGGTGTCGCGCCCGGTCGGCAAATCGCGGAAATTCATCGACGTCCTCCGCCTCGCCGACGTGGTCGCCCCCACCGATTCCACGGTGCTGATCGGAGGCGAGAGTGGCACCGGGAAAGAGGTGCTCGCGCGCTACATCCACGAAGCCTCGTTGCGCGCTGATGGCCCCTTTCTCTCGATCAACTGCGGCGCACTTCCCGAGACGCTGCTCGAGTCGGAACTCTTCGGCCACGTGAAGGGCTCCTTCACCGGTGCCGTGCGCGACAAGCAGGGGCTCTTCTCGGCCGCGCGGGGCGGTACCTTCTTCATGGACGAAGTCGGCGAGATGCCGGCATCGCTCCAGGTGAAGCTGTTGCGAGTGCTGCAGCAGCGCGAAGTGATTCCCGTGGGCGCCACGGAGTCGATCCCGGTCGACGTCCGCATCATCGCCGCCACCAACCGTGATCTCGAGGAGGAGATGCGGCGCGGAAACTTCCGCTCCGACCTCTTCTACCGCCTCAACGTCATCGCGATGGAACTGCCACCGCTGCGCGAGCGTCGCGACGATCTCATCCTGCTGATGGATCGCTTCCTTCAGGATCTCGCAGCAGACCGCGGGATCGAGCCGAAGGCACTCAATTCGGAAGCGATGGACGCGGTAATGGTCTACGAGTGGCCGGGCAACGTGCGTGAACTGCAGAACGCCCTGGAACACGCCACGGTCTTTTCGCGTGGTGGCCTGATCGAGGCGCAGCATCTCCCCGACCGGATCACCCGCCGGAAGAAGGAACCGCTGGTCGCCGATCGAGCGCAGCCCAATCCACAGCTCGACCTGATCGAACGCTCCTACATCATGTTCGTGCTGCAGGCCGAGGGCGGCAACAAGACGCGAGCCGCGGAAGTCCTCGGCATCGATCCAAGTACACTGTACCGCAAGCTGTCGCGTTACGAGGGAACCGAGGTCAAGTAGCGTGGCGCAGCTCGCCGCACTGCTGCTGGCGCTGTTCGGATTGCTGCCGATCGCCAACTGGATCGCCGGCGGGCACGCGGCACCGTGGTACGACGAGCGGTTGCGGCTCTGGAGCATCGGCGGCGCGCTGGTGGCCGCCGCAGCAATATCCGTCGGTGCGGCCATCCGTCGCTGGCCGACGCTCTGGGCCGACGGTGCGTGGGGCAGGGTATCCACGCGCTGGCACAGCGCCGGAAGGCGCGCCGATGCCGGCATCGCCCTCTCGGCTGGTGTGATCTACGCCGGCATTGCCCGTATCGTCTTCTCCGCCAAGCCGCTCCTCACCGACGAAATCATCCAGCTCTATCAGGCGCGGATCTTCGCGAGCGGACACCTCTGGCTCCCCGCGCCCGCACATCCCGAGTTCACGTCAGCGATGAACCTGATTGACTGGGGTGGCAAGGTGTACGGACAGTTTCCCGCCGGTGGACCGGCGATGCTCGCACTGGGCACACTGCTCCACATCGAATGGCTGGTCGGGCCGATCGCTGCGGCGGCCGGGGTCTACTGCTTCGCTCGGCTGCTCCGCATCGTCGAGCCACGCATTGGTGTTGCGCTCGCCGCGCTGCTGCTCTTCGCCCTGGCCCCGTTCACGATGTTCCTCGGTGGTTCGATGATGAACCACACGACGACGCTGGCGTGGCTGCTCGGGGCCGCGCTCGCGCTTGCCCACGCGACCAGAGCGACGGCCCCGGCCGGTGCTGGTGCCGTGCCTCGCGCGGCACTCCTCCTGGGCGTAGCCCTCGGTGTCGCCGCGACGATCCGTCCGCTCGACGGGCTCGCGTTTGCGCTTCCCGCGGCAGTCTGGCTCCTGCTGCGCGCCTTGCGGGGTGGTCGCGCCGAATGGATCGCGTTGATCGCGAGCGGCATCGGTGTGGCGCTGCCGCTCGCGGCCCTCTTCTGGGTCAACAACGCCCAGACCGGCCATCCGCTCGAATTCGGCTACATCACCATGTGGGGGCGGTCGCACGAACTCGGCTTCCACGACGCCCCCTGGGGCCCGCCCCACACGCCGGCGCGCGGACTCGAGCTGATCAATCTCTACCTGCTGAGGTTGCAGACCTGGTTCCTCGAGACGCCCGTGCCGGCGCTGCTCTTCGCCACCGGCGCGCTCGCCCTGACCCGCGTGCTGACTGCGTTCGACCGCTATGTGCTCGCTTCGTGCGGGCTCCTGTTGCTGGCATACTTCGCCTACTGGCACGACGGCTTCTATCTCGGCCCCCGCTTCGTCCTGCCGCTGGCTCCGTGGCTCGCGCTCTGGACCGCCCGCTTCCCGTCGGCACTGGCCGAACGCGGAGCATCGCTGATCGCGCAACGGATGACACTCACGGCCGGGATCACGGCGCTGCTCCTGGGCGGCCTGGTGTTGCTGCCGATCCGGGCCGAGCAATATCGCGCGGGGTTGCCGGTGATGCGGCTCGATGCGGATGACGCGGCGCGAACTGCCGGGGTGCACGATGCAATCGTGCTGGTGCGGGAGAGTTGGGGTGCGCAACTGTATGCGAGGATGTGGGGGCTCGGGGTGTCGCGCATCGACGCCCACAACATCTACTCGCGCATGGATATCTGCCGGCTCGATGCTCTGCTGCAGGAGTTCGAAGGACGCGGTGGCACCGCGGCCGATTTTCTTGCCCGGGCCAGACCGATCGCCGATGCATCACACCGCCTGGTGCGGTTGCGCAACGTCGGCGACTCGGCGGTGCACCTGATGGCGGGCGCCACGGTATCGCCTGCCTGCCTCCGCCGCATCCGCGAGAATCAGGCGGGCTTCACGACCTTCGCACCGCTCCTGCTCGCGGGGAAAGCTGGCAATCATTTCGTGCGCGATCTCCACGCGCTCGACTCGCTGCTGCTGCGTGAACACCCGGGGAAGCCGGTCTATCTGCTGGTCAGGGACACCACGGCGACGGCGCCGCTCCGGTTGCTGCCGGTCGCAATTGATTCGGCAGTGGCCGAATGGCGCGCGCGAGACTGAGGGTACTCGAACATCAGTATTCGCCGTCTTTCAGAAGCATCGCCTCAAGCAATGGGTGGCGGGGAGATGCGAAAGGCGACGTCACCGTCACGCCATTCCAGGTGAATCCCTCCTGATAGTCTTCGCTCAGGAGCAGGCGACATCCCGACTCCGCTGCCGACGCCAGAATCAGCGCGTCCCAGATGCCGAGTCGGTGGTCGACTGCAAGGTCGAGGGCCATGGCGAACGCGCCGGCGGTCGTCGAAACGAAGGGAACGGCATCGCCGAGACTGATTACGGCCTCTCGCGCCTCAACTCGCGACCGATTGCCCCGGTGGGTCAGGACGTGAAAGAACTCTCCCAGTACCACGGTGGGCACCGAGAGCGTGCCCCGCGGCATTCGCTGCAGCAAGTCGAGCACCGCCTCACGTCGGGGGGCGTCATCGAGCCCCTCGGCGTAGAGGAGCACATTGGTATCGATCGCGACTTTCATCGTCAGTCGTCGTGCATGTCGTCGCGCGTGATCTTGCCGAGATGCATGACCGGGTTGTTTCGCAGCCGGGCGAGCAGGGCCGTCATTGCAGCATCTTTCACGCGGTCCTCGAGGGGAATAGGAACGATTTTCGCGACTGGCTTCCCGTGGCTCGTCACGACGTAGCTCGCGCCATCGCGTACTTCTCGCAGCACCCGCGAGAATTCCCGGTTCGCATCCGCCGCAGAGATGGAGATCGACATCGTTTCCTCACAAAGTAGTGATTTACACTACCATATCTATTTGGGCGCGATTGCCGCCGCAAGATCCCCGTTCTGGCGGGAATTGACGCGGCCGGCGGCTGGGCGAACGGCACCATTTCGCGCAGAGATGGGCTGAATGGCCCAGCTCGCGGCGCTCGTCCTGATCGTGTTCGGGTTGCTCCCGCTCGCCAACTGGATCCCCGGCGGGCACGCGGCGCCGTGGTATGACGAGCGGCTGCGCCTCTGGGCGAGCGGCGGTGCGATCGTGGTCGGTGTGGCGCTCATCGCCGGGATCGCGGCGCGCCGCTATCCGGCGAAGTGGCCCGTGGGCGGCTGGACCCGACTCGCCGAGCGCTGGCACGCGGCAGATCGCCGAGCCGACGGCGCCATCGCGCTGCTGGCTGCGCTGCTCTACGCCGTGGTCTCAAAGGTCGTCCTCTCGGCCAAACCGTTGCTCATCGACGAAGTCATCCAGCTCTACCAGGCGCGAGTCTTCGCCGGTGGCAGGCTCTGGGCAGTGGCAGCCGCGCACCCCGAGTTCACCTCCTCGATGCACCTGCTCGACTGGGGCGGCAAGGTGTACGGGCAGTTCCCGGCGGGCGGACCGGCGATGCTCGCGATCGGGACACTGCTCCACGCCGAATGGCTGGTCGGGCCTGTCTCCGCCGCGATCGGCGTTTACCTCTTTGCCCGATTGCTCCGGGTCCTCGAGCCGCGCCACGGCGTCGCGCTCGCCGCCGTCCTGATGCTCGCCTTCGCGCCGTTCTCCGTCTTTCTCGACGCCTCGATGATGAATCACGTGACCGAGACGACGTGGCTGATTGCGGCGGGGTATTGGCTCGCCCGCGCGACGGATTCAGGTTCGACGGCGGCGCGAGGCACCGCCGCAGCGGGATTCCTCATGGGCGGATGTTTCGGCATCGCCGCGACGATCCGGCCGCTCGATGCGG of Gemmatimonadota bacterium contains these proteins:
- a CDS encoding type II toxin-antitoxin system prevent-host-death family antitoxin, producing the protein MSISISAADANREFSRVLREVRDGASYVVTSHGKPVAKIVPIPLEDRVKDAAMTALLARLRNNPVMHLGKITRDDMHDD
- a CDS encoding S4 domain-containing protein, with amino-acid sequence MAGKGSEESATKVRLDKWLWAARFYKTRSAATEAVAGGKVEVNGEHPKPAKTIQRGDLIRVRLGPFEHIVQVTGLAERRGSATQAAALFEETVASVAARARHAEMLRLAPAMEFDEGKPSKKDRRALDKLRGR
- the ccoS gene encoding cbb3-type cytochrome oxidase assembly protein CcoS, translated to MSVLFLVVPLALVLVALAVGAFLWSSRSGQFDDLDTPALRVLHDEETGDGG
- a CDS encoding PIN domain-containing protein translates to MKVAIDTNVLLYAEGLDDAPRREAVLDLLQRMPRGTLSVPTVVLGEFFHVLTHRGNRSRVEAREAVISLGDAVPFVSTTAGAFAMALDLAVDHRLGIWDALILASAAESGCRLLLSEDYQEGFTWNGVTVTSPFASPRHPLLEAMLLKDGEY
- a CDS encoding sigma-54 dependent transcriptional regulator translates to MSVQPSVLIIDDESGILDTLRILLKKEGFEVVVAQGGKAGLDAIRTASADIVLTDVRMPQVTGLDILQAVKEHDPMTPVILMTAQASLQSAIQAVNAGAFYYLQKPFANDELVAILRRACEFRQIRVENKQLKQEIRKTGGGARPVVSRPVGKSRKFIDVLRLADVVAPTDSTVLIGGESGTGKEVLARYIHEASLRADGPFLSINCGALPETLLESELFGHVKGSFTGAVRDKQGLFSAARGGTFFMDEVGEMPASLQVKLLRVLQQREVIPVGATESIPVDVRIIAATNRDLEEEMRRGNFRSDLFYRLNVIAMELPPLRERRDDLILLMDRFLQDLAADRGIEPKALNSEAMDAVMVYEWPGNVRELQNALEHATVFSRGGLIEAQHLPDRITRRKKEPLVADRAQPNPQLDLIERSYIMFVLQAEGGNKTRAAEVLGIDPSTLYRKLSRYEGTEVK
- a CDS encoding sulfite exporter TauE/SafE family protein — translated: MTLALAVLVASLLGSVHCVAMCSGFSCLYAPAGANWRDTRSAHTAYHLGRLIAYLLLGIVAGLLGAGFDRTGALAGVSGIAAIVAAMLLTVWGANAVLVALGQRAVVVRPPAGWQRAMGSVLQRFRDATPIVRAAATGLCTSVLPCGWLYAFVVVASGSGSPWRGAALMSVFWLGTLPLMLTAAAGLQRINGAVRARLPLLSATTILLLGTFSLAAHLGLLPMQWLHALLPATPMAGMSHGPQP
- a CDS encoding heavy metal translocating P-type ATPase, giving the protein MSTTQLGVACAHCGLAVPPALLDVAGGPSFCCNGCAAVFEILRHHGLSRYYGFRERRGAAVRSSGRSFEEFDHPAFAELYVQPMPDGRAVTELYLEGVHCASCVWLVERVPLLVPGVVRAELDVRRSLARIEWDPHQLMLSQVARTLDQLGYTPHPFRGVARDAMRRREDRAMLARIGVAGAIAGNVMLPALALYSGEFHGMEVAYTGLFRWVSLLLTIPALLFPGRIFFTGALAALRTRRLHMDLPIALALGAGFLRGAINTVADSGPIYFDGVTVLIFALLAGRFLQLRGQRAAADAAELLYSLTPDSARVCDADGTERLVPATALLPGMQIRVRAGENFPADGEVCEGATTVNTALLTGESRPVSIGPGAAVHAGTLNVAAPVTVRVDQAGSASRLARLLRQVEESALRRVPVVATADRMAGWFIAAVLLLATITFLIWHVRNPAAAWDNAIALLIVTCPCALALATPLAVSVAVGRAAGCGIYIKGGDVLELLATPGHLVLDKTGTLTEGRLALAEWHGDERSRAMVLGLEAGSSHPIADGFRRAWPGLTLPAVEAVAHHVGGGITGRIAGSEVVVGSPRFVERRATGVEPWLDRLADPTLTPVLVAIDGVVLAVAGLGDQIRSGVAGALDALRSRGWTTTLLSGDDPAVARAVGSQLGFKPADVIGGATPEAKLARVAAWRAAGNTVVMVGDGVNDAAAIAAAHVGIGVHGGAEACLATADVYLTEPGLAPLVRLMTGSERTLRVIRRNIGWALAYNAIGLTLAMTGKISPLIAAIMMPLSSLTVVLRSWLGTTFTGSRPEPRHVLVETAPRAREVAA
- a CDS encoding ATP-binding protein, which translates into the protein MNSNPTSPENPEQRTGEFAAIQPAIPSPLRGLDRLAVPGPRPLLAGILVARLLLVTLALVQVLAPGWARDERWLVVLVAIAAILGSGWLAHVLRRGESLPGPWAIVAQAAIDTLVVTAMVSVVDRDAATPVAALYVALVTLYALLLPVRRGLLVVAFATLCYVAVTLRFTGLAPGATFWTQLGVIAFVGCLIAVLGNRLAGVSVEQAALAAALQQARLEADEILATIQSGVISVDGEGRLGFVNPRARRLLGATRDTFVAGQPVMETLRSRSRELHDAIQRGIVDGARVARGEAVVRRGDGSLFPVGLSTTTFQRPGNAGSVVTAIFTDISGLKKLQEFRLRAERLEAVAALSASLAHEIRNPLAAIRSAVEQLARGVDPDDEDEQTLARLVMRESERLNRLLSEFLDFSRVRATKFEHLDLLDVAQDAARVVGERPDARGVEIIVTGSSTELEADADLLHRIASNLILNAAQALDGRGLVAVTVGSAEPGEGPASLGEHPAKLVIRDNGPGIPEPVRERLFEPFVTGRQGGTGLGLAIVQRAVAAHGGIILVDSAPRAGTTFSIFLPATWDREDRA
- a CDS encoding FixH family protein, with product MAWIRKDRIWPTIVITVLGANVVLGIVLARVANSDSHFAVEPDYYRKAVGWDSTMAQGSRNHALGWQVIPHIGPVASRGTTPLELEIRDATGEPLVGATVSVDAMAVAYANDAEQRDLPATAQPGHYAAPVNMAHTGLWEYRVSAFRGTERFTANLRLDLSTTAAAQVVVSRPGDAPR